The sequence CCAGGTTAAAAGATGCACAGTTTATATTTTGCATCTTTATTGCTCTGTCTTTCTATTTGCTTTGTgtaatatagattttttttgtgctgttctgtCTGTGTGACCATGTTGCTTCCATCAGTATTTTAACCTGAATAAATATACTTCCATTTATCTCTGAAACAGTTAACTGTATAGGCTGCTCTTTCCTGTACCTTTTACTACTGATAACTTGTGATAGGCATTCAGTCCTTAAACCTGGTGAGCTCCTTATATATGTCCTAATGCTGTATTCTTGATATTCAAAGGAACGTTCAAAGGACAAGCTTGTTTTATCCTGCAAGACTATTACTGACAACCACGCACAATGTGGGTTGAAGTATCTTGTCACAAAACTAAATTTATTCCGTTTTAATGACAGACAATTTTGTCCTGTGATTAGATCTCGGCAACACAAGAGCATTTAGCCACATTTCTTGTAGTGATATCAAATAATATACACAGCTCCACTTGAATGGTTTTTGGTTTTAACTTCAGCTCAGATTCAAGGGAAACTTTGAAGCCCAAAAATCAGGTTTATTttagacagagagaaaaatgagcCACTCAAAGTACAAATTTATGTCAAACTCTAATTTCTAGTAAGtacaaaatgccttttttttaacattgtttGTTTCACAAAAAAAGTACAATTGCTTTATTTGCAATTTAGTCACCTCAGTTACCTCATCAGTTTGCTCTAGAAGCCATTTCTATACTAAAGTGATTCTTTTTTAGACAGCTGATATCATCGTGATCCAAAAGCATGGGGACTATTACAGACATatgatattattttaataaaagaaaatattttaaatttctaataAACGTACCCAGCGTTTCCTTTCAATGCTCCAGAACACCTTAAGTAGAAGTTTTACTTCTTTTGGCTCTCTTTAACTTTGAATAACCTTCTTCTTTCTGCTTacaaaaacaagacaaacaGAAAAGGGCAAAAGCCAATAAAGCAAATGAAGCAGCAATACTAAGCTAAAAGTTCAACTAAAAAAACTGTTTCTGAGTGAAATGCTTAGTTGAGTAAGAAGTAATTAATAAAAGTTTCTGTTTTCCAATATAAATAATCTGAAGTATGTTTATAAGTACAATGGCTAAATAATTAGGACCACAGCTACTTTGAAAATACCCTTTACATGCTGGTAACCATGACTTTCAAAACCAGCTATCAGTAATGACAAAGGCTGATTCTTCAGAGATGTGTTTACCAGTGTCCCCAATTGGCACCATCATATTTTAATCTGGGGACAGGAGGAATCAGCCTAATGAGCATCAGAGAGTCCATCCCGAAGCCAATTAACAGATAAGTCTCTTTCCTATTCCTGACACACCAATGAAACTTCCTGAGAACTGTGCATCCCCCTCTCTTGAGtccagcagtggcagcactgTGGCGCCAGTGAGAACTTGCTGTGTTCCTGACACTTCCCAAAAGTAGCTTGCAGGGCTCAGGCAGTACCTGTGCTACTCTCAGCCTGCCAGGGGAGTGAGGAGTGCATGGGGCACTTGTGACTCCTGACTAGGACAGGGCAGTGCCCCTTCCCCATTCCAacagtgctgccagagcagctaCAAGCTTCCCATGCTCACAAGCCCTAGTGTGTCTGAGTcattcccagcagcaggcaaaGGACTCTATTTCATATTGTAGTGGAAGTCTCCCCTCTACACCCAGACCCCGTGTTGTTATTTCTATAAACAGCTATTTTTAGTtgcagtttttcttctctttgtgaGAGTGACTCtactgctgcagcactgcagtgctggcCCTGTGAGCACTGCCTCGGTTGTGGCCCTGTGGAAGGGCCTTTCCCAGCTGCACTTGGATGgggccagctcagagcagctgggctggcgCTTCCCACACAGACTCctcttttccctgcagcagctccagctctggggtgtgtGTTCCTGCAGCAGGCCCCTGGGGTTGCTGCACTGGCCTTTTCTGATCTGCACAGACTGTGTTCCTTTAATTACAGTTAAATCATCCAGAATTGCCTTGTACTTGGCTTTAAAagcataacaaaacaaaaagtcgTTTCTGCAGAATATTGCTAAATTCAGGTCCTTGAGATGAAAATCTCACAGAGCCCACTCTCAGAGCCACTGAGAATGCCCAGAACTTTTGTGCAGAATTAGAAAATCTGCTTCAGAAACAGTAACATCATTAAACATTTCAGCAGCATCTTTTGCTGCAAACATTTAACATGCACTCTTCAAGGGACAGCATCATACCTGATGGTTACTGTTACTTTTATCCTGCTTAAGGTTAATTTCATCCAGACAGGTCAGTAAGATTTCTTAGCCTGCCCATTTTAATTTGAACATACTAAAAgtttttaaataccttttttgTCCCTTAATTCACATCTTTCTGGAAAGGATTAAGgagtgtatgtgtgtgtgtgggtttaCCTGTCTTCTTCTGGCACAACTTTTCTTTACAGATCCTTCCATGTTGCTCTCCTTGACTGGCCAAGTTGGTTTTGAGGTCAGGGTTTCACATGTCAGATACTTGTTCCCTGTAATCACCTAAAAGTACAGAAGTTTGTAACTTCATTAGAAAAACACCCCACGGCATTTTGAACAAGATCtctaacttttaaaattacctGCTTTTTCAAAAGGTGCCCTCATCACACAAAGCTGATAACCCACCAACTTACATTGTGATAAGCCCAAAACATTTCATCCATGTACGCCATATATCGTCCTCATAAAAATTGCACTGAAATCAGCTCAACTATTTATTCAATTGAAATGGAGggagaagcacagaaaaattagGTGGTAAAGTACTTCTAGCTGTCACCTAATCATAACTTTTACTCAAAATAGAGCTAACTTCAAAGATAGATCACCTTGCTTTGGGTCCCATTCAGTCAAGTTCTGAGAATAATAGAAGGCTAACAAACCCAAAAGCCTCCCTCTGCAACTTGTTCTAGTAGCTGACAAGCTGTGCTCACACTGaggattttttcctcatgtccagtgggatttttttcctgttgcaaCTTGTGCTTTTCATGAAACTGTAATTAAACTTGTATTTACAAAACTTCCATGTTTGTCTAACAGCACAATGCCTTACACACAACTGCTGTCAGCACTACACAATTGATGAGGTTTGAGATTCCTTCCATGAGAAAGGAATTATTCCATTAATATGGTTTTATGTGGAGAGAGACTGAACATCAAAAAAATGTCACTGTGTTAACCTCACACAGACCTGGATAAACTGtctaaaacaaaggaaaactaaTACCCCATCATAAAAGTCTCAAATTAAAGAAGTgtttatttcacaaaaaaaccaGTAAATCATCTTccctttcagaaaaacaaaagcagcagtggCTGAAAACATTAAGTTATATGGTAGAATTTTAGAAAACTATATTGAGAATGATGGTAGAACATGATGAAAGTCATGCCCTTTATTGCTTAACGTTGTTTTTGAATTTGTGAGAAGCAGTGAGAATGAGCCCTGCTCTTTACTCTACCTGTTCAAAGTCAGGTTTGGAAGGGTGACTGGTTGTCTCAGCAGCACAGTCCTTTGAGTGGCACACTGCTTTGTTTCCTTCACTTTTGGCCACGCACACTGTATCTTTGAAGACAGATTCATGAATATTTAACCCAGCTCCTTTATTTGATCTCTTTGTTTGTTGCAGTGACAAACTGGAATTTGTCATTTCACTGTCTAATTTACAAATCTGCAAATGCACTTCCGTTGACTGGTGTTGTTTCTCAAGAAATTGAGTAGTATTTTGACTTGTaaactttttcccctttcttgcACTGGAAGTAGAAGATTCATGTGTATTCAGACATGGATTGGTATTTGATTTCTGAAGCACTGGCCCAGCATTCTTAAGAAAGAATGGAGAATTTGTCTTTTTGTGATTGACTTCACTTGGACTCCCACGTGAAGCTGAGCTTTCAGAAAAATCAGAGTCAGCCATTTGTCCACTAGACTGGGTTTTCCATAGGAATATGGGTGCACCATGTTTTGTGTGTGTCTTCGTGTTCTTCACCTGAAGCACACTGTTGTTAGTAGGAGTTTTGACTCGTATATTTTGAATGTGTTTGAAAACCTGAGTTATGCTGGATTTGTGCAGAGACAGCATAGAAGACGAAACACCCACACTTTTCATTGGTGAATGCCTTTCAgcactttcctttttcttcctatcTGTTTGATTTGTGATCCTTCCATTCATTTGCATCAACTTTCCTTTGAAAATTGGTATAATTTTGCTGACTTTTGGGAGCGTGGATTCAAAGGCTGAGTTTACAGGTGTTCCTAAAGATTTTGCAGCAGGTAACTCTGGTACACCTGGTATTTGCTTATTGCTCATTGATTTCTCAGTGGCTCCAATGCTAACCCCTCCTGGACTCTCACTGCTGCTCGGAAAACTGTGTGCTCCTGGCTCTTTGATCAAACGCTCCATCCAGTGGCTGTTTTCCGTACTGCACCGTGAAGGAATTCCAGGCAAAGTCGGTTTTCTTGGAGGAGCCTCCGTTAGAGATACTACACAAACCATCTCACCGTCCAATTTCGTGTGCTTAGGTTTTATTTCCTGCAACACATCAAGAGCTGCTAAATTGAATAAACTGGATTTAACGATCTGATAGTGCCACCTAATGCATCCACTATATGGCATCAACCTAATACACATCACAGGATATAAGAATACAATTTTGTGGTTTGGATTAGAAttactatattttaaaacaatatctAGTTGTCACTATAAATtaagggggtttttttatccTCCCCGAGTTCTTTGTTTACAATCTATGCTAGAATATCATATTTCTCAGAAAGAGAGACTTAAATTACAGTAATTATCTTGATTTAGCGCTTTCCAGCTGGATAATGTCTACCCCTTTTGAGGGGTTCTGCAGAGGGCTTGACTGACAGGGCTCCTCATCTCTTAAGACTTCTAAGAGCATCTGTATTCTGAGCAAAAGACAGTTTGGATGTCTATAAAAACTGCAGATGACACAGAGGACCCATTCTAGCTTTGATCACTGGAGAGACATAAACAGAAACTGCTTTCTGGAAGAGGATTATAGTATTTTAGAACCTCTGCATCTTCTGTCACTATTATTTGTTCAGaattaattacttcattttttctttaacacaCTACTACCAAAGAAATTTGAGCCTTAGCCTTCATCACAACCTCAAATAATATAGGAGTTTTGATTACTTGCCTCCTTTATATCACCAGACATGGAGTAAACTTACAGCTTCAGTGTTTTAAAACGCTTATGTCCACACagtctttttttattgttaaataAATTGTAATATTACTACTACTgctagtaataataataatagaatcAAGAatcatggtttgggttggaagggacctgacagatcatctagttccagccccactgccatgggcataGACAACTTTgaccagaccaggttgctcaaagaccaatccagcctggcctcacacacttccagagatggagaATCCACAtctttgggcaacctgttccagtgcctcaccatgcTCACTgcaaaaatttcttcctaatatctaatctaaatctaccctctttcagtttaaagccattcccacTTATCCTGTCATTAAATGCTCTTGTAACAGCAACAATTGTAATAATGTTActgttattattgttgttattactgtcttttttttaattatggtAGAGATTTGAGACAGTTCTggatatgtaaaaaaaaaaaccctacagaaTTGCAAGTACTGATAGCAACTAATTAACACCAAGTCCATTTTCTAATGTATTTATAATGTTAGTAACAACTTTACAATGGCAAATACTGTAGCTTTTACTTATATGGTAATTAAAAGTTTTACAGGACTGATAGTTTGTTGTGAAAAGCATAGTTATATGCTCTTACTGTGCTCTGACTATGATCAACATGACTTCATACAATGAAAAATATGTGCCATTAATACATTTATAAAGAAAGCCTTACATGCACTGAAGCCCTGGAGAGCTCCTTTGTAGCATAAAGTGCTTTACTTGTCATCTTTACTGGAAATCCACACAGCTGTGAAAAATTGCTCTTCatgtcagaaagaaaagagtTCACTACTCCTTCTGCATCTGTTCTGGGGAAGTACTGCACTGGCTGACTTCGGATGCAACTTAAAGGGTA comes from Zonotrichia leucophrys gambelii isolate GWCS_2022_RI chromosome 2, RI_Zleu_2.0, whole genome shotgun sequence and encodes:
- the C2H18orf63 gene encoding uncharacterized protein C18orf63 homolog, whose amino-acid sequence is MNSTRHQPLFFVSLPELQKLCAATVTLSPQTPETETRSTQIKTCRQLLFLYQEILSAPVMGTLNQISVVMAIPFYESGICQAYVERHGATLEAPQTVTPALLQTCLAYTLTARLAPRWNKAGHLLVQGKDFLSCSGRQNAVVIDLNVSERQLCISVEPCSIRLPPPELGDFDISANTVKLFDSNENTVIQQHSILSNWCYVLPSMKMGQIINISHIIPPESPFRSYKDFQMHWKSLYGYILPEDLEETKTYLSVYFKPIGERFFTYPLSCIRSQPVQYFPRTDAEGVVNSFLSDMKSNFSQLCGFPVKMTSKALYATKELSRASVHEIKPKHTKLDGEMVCVVSLTEAPPRKPTLPGIPSRCSTENSHWMERLIKEPGAHSFPSSSESPGGVSIGATEKSMSNKQIPGVPELPAAKSLGTPVNSAFESTLPKVSKIIPIFKGKLMQMNGRITNQTDRKKKESAERHSPMKSVGVSSSMLSLHKSSITQVFKHIQNIRVKTPTNNSVLQVKNTKTHTKHGAPIFLWKTQSSGQMADSDFSESSASRGSPSEVNHKKTNSPFFLKNAGPVLQKSNTNPCLNTHESSTSSARKGKKFTSQNTTQFLEKQHQSTEVHLQICKLDSEMTNSSLSLQQTKRSNKGAGLNIHESVFKDTVCVAKSEGNKAVCHSKDCAAETTSHPSKPDFEQVITGNKYLTCETLTSKPTWPVKESNMEGSVKKSCARRRQKEEGYSKLKRAKRSKTST